In one window of Tellurirhabdus rosea DNA:
- a CDS encoding DUF3298 and DUF4163 domain-containing protein — MKSYLPLILLAFVFACNQQEKSSDQSRDAESEIRFKPENYSYREGRCDTTGTGQGVGVRATYTLLDGDAPAVAPINDTLRKYLTSAVTSLLDSAEVAGNPEAQTDLNAAARLFAASYRAFQKEFADAPMGGCWEVEVTGDTLFTSSRYLSFRMETYAYTGGAHPNTVTSLYTFDRQTGRPLRLHELVKDTTRLLPVVETYFRKQQGLTATQNLEAEGYFLHEGKFFLPGNVAATRTGLLFYYNPYEIAAYALGPIEFVVPYQEIKN, encoded by the coding sequence ATGAAAAGCTACCTGCCGCTTATTCTGCTGGCTTTTGTTTTTGCCTGCAATCAACAGGAAAAATCCAGCGATCAATCCCGTGATGCCGAATCCGAAATTCGCTTCAAACCCGAAAATTATTCCTACCGGGAAGGCCGTTGCGACACGACCGGGACGGGCCAGGGTGTTGGCGTCCGCGCCACGTACACACTGCTGGACGGGGATGCTCCGGCGGTAGCGCCCATCAACGATACCCTCCGAAAGTACCTCACCAGCGCGGTGACCAGCCTGCTGGACAGCGCCGAAGTGGCCGGCAATCCGGAGGCCCAAACGGACCTAAACGCCGCGGCCCGACTCTTCGCGGCCAGTTACCGGGCTTTTCAGAAAGAATTTGCCGATGCGCCGATGGGCGGCTGCTGGGAAGTGGAAGTGACCGGCGACACGCTGTTTACTTCGTCCCGGTACCTGAGTTTCCGGATGGAGACGTATGCGTATACGGGGGGAGCGCACCCCAATACGGTAACCAGCCTGTACACCTTCGACCGCCAGACCGGGCGTCCGCTGCGGCTTCATGAGCTGGTGAAAGATACCACCCGGCTGCTGCCCGTGGTCGAAACGTATTTCCGGAAGCAGCAGGGCCTTACGGCCACCCAGAATCTGGAAGCGGAAGGTTATTTCCTTCACGAAGGCAAATTTTTCCTGCCCGGCAACGTAGCCGCCACCCGCACCGGACTGCTTTTCTATTACAACCCCTACGAAATCGCCGCCTACGCCCTCGGCCCCATCGAATTCGTAGTACCCTACCAGGAAATTAAGAATTAA
- a CDS encoding tetratricopeptide repeat protein, producing the protein MHVELVAKKTAGGRLARRVLAGAAMVLLLSWPAFAADFDFTPPLQRAYQDLFSLKVGAGRRAIGPELARRNGIAVYLDNFGDMLTLLTSDDRTLYKTLEKRQEQRLELLDDLDENSPWQRFAQAEVRLHWAFVKLKFGHEVSACWDIIRAYRLLEDNRKRFPDFLPTRKSLGVLHVLIGSVPNNYTWAIKMMGLKGSVQQGMQEIGEVSRKEALFGTEARLIDLLLRGHVLTFTPEDAARTRQLVRDHPDNLMISLFAASLLMKDARSEEAQALLLERPKGPEYLPYPFIEYQLGEIQLQKGNYPQALGHYRAFLGQYKGVNFRKDTYYRQFLCFWLTGQEAQAVPLLQQAQKTGTTSVEADKAAQKFADAFFRKGISPRQKILLKARFATDGGYLDSARNTLRPFSEKDFPLTPEKAEFQYRQGRIFQRRGEPLAAIPHFERAIALSEADQLSFGATSALQLGYIYKQQNKPAQARQYFQKALSYEKHEYKNSVDNKARAGLQ; encoded by the coding sequence ATGCACGTCGAACTGGTGGCAAAAAAAACGGCAGGCGGTCGTCTGGCCCGGCGGGTTCTTGCAGGAGCCGCTATGGTCCTGCTGCTGTCGTGGCCTGCCTTTGCCGCTGATTTTGACTTTACTCCGCCGCTCCAGCGGGCTTATCAGGACCTGTTCAGCCTAAAAGTGGGAGCGGGGCGCCGGGCGATTGGGCCGGAACTGGCCCGCCGGAACGGGATTGCGGTGTACCTCGACAATTTCGGCGATATGCTCACCCTGCTGACCTCCGACGACCGGACGCTTTACAAAACCCTCGAAAAACGGCAGGAGCAGCGGCTCGAATTGCTGGATGATCTGGACGAAAATTCCCCCTGGCAGCGGTTTGCCCAGGCGGAAGTCCGGCTACACTGGGCGTTTGTCAAGCTCAAATTCGGCCACGAAGTCAGCGCCTGCTGGGACATTATCCGGGCTTACCGCCTTCTGGAAGACAACCGCAAACGTTTCCCGGATTTTCTGCCAACCCGCAAATCGCTGGGTGTCCTGCACGTCCTGATCGGGTCGGTTCCCAACAACTACACCTGGGCGATCAAGATGATGGGCCTCAAAGGCAGCGTGCAGCAGGGCATGCAGGAAATTGGGGAAGTAAGCCGGAAAGAGGCCCTGTTCGGGACCGAGGCCCGGCTGATTGACCTGCTCCTGCGCGGCCACGTGCTGACCTTCACGCCGGAAGATGCCGCCCGGACGCGCCAGCTGGTTCGCGACCATCCGGACAACCTCATGATTTCGCTCTTTGCGGCTAGTCTGCTCATGAAAGATGCCCGTAGCGAGGAAGCGCAGGCCCTCCTGCTGGAGCGCCCGAAAGGGCCGGAGTATCTGCCCTACCCGTTTATTGAATACCAACTGGGCGAAATTCAGTTGCAAAAGGGAAATTACCCGCAGGCTTTAGGCCATTACCGGGCTTTTCTGGGGCAGTACAAAGGAGTTAATTTCCGGAAAGACACGTATTATCGCCAGTTTTTGTGTTTCTGGCTGACCGGTCAGGAGGCGCAGGCCGTGCCGCTGTTGCAGCAGGCGCAGAAGACGGGCACGACCAGCGTAGAGGCCGATAAGGCGGCCCAGAAGTTCGCCGATGCGTTTTTTCGAAAAGGCATTTCGCCCCGGCAGAAGATTCTGCTCAAAGCCCGGTTTGCCACCGACGGCGGGTATCTGGACAGCGCCCGCAACACGCTCCGGCCCTTTTCGGAGAAGGACTTTCCGTTGACGCCCGAAAAAGCCGAATTTCAATACCGGCAGGGCCGCATCTTTCAGCGACGGGGCGAACCGCTGGCGGCCATCCCGCATTTCGAGCGGGCCATTGCCCTCAGCGAAGCCGACCAGCTTTCTTTTGGCGCCACTTCCGCCCTGCAACTAGGCTACATTTACAAACAGCAAAACAAACCCGCTCAGGCCCGCCAGTACTTCCAGAAAGCCCTCAGCTACGAAAAGCACGAGTACAAAAACAGCGTAGACAACAAAGCCAGAGCCGGCCTACAATAG
- a CDS encoding LytR/AlgR family response regulator transcription factor yields the protein MKALIVDDERLARNELRRLLDNFPKIEIIGEAANADEALKLIDELQPELLFLDIQMPGKNGFELLQAIEGKTPEVIFTTAYDDYAIKAFEFNALDYLLKPVELHRLTEAIHRVEENQPHHADQENGAVRESSRVLGENDQVFVKDGEKCWFVKLGKVRLFESMGNYVRLHFDDQKPLVLKSLNSLEDRLDPNTFFRANRKHIINLQWIEKIEPWFSGGLLVTLRGGDKIEISRRQAIRFKELMSL from the coding sequence ATGAAAGCTCTTATCGTAGACGACGAACGTCTTGCCCGGAACGAGTTGCGCCGCCTGCTCGACAATTTTCCCAAGATTGAAATAATTGGTGAAGCCGCCAACGCCGATGAAGCCCTGAAACTGATCGACGAACTCCAGCCCGAGCTTTTGTTTCTGGATATCCAGATGCCCGGCAAAAATGGGTTTGAACTGCTTCAGGCCATCGAAGGCAAGACGCCGGAGGTGATTTTTACCACCGCCTATGACGACTACGCTATCAAGGCGTTTGAGTTCAACGCGCTGGATTACCTGCTCAAACCGGTCGAGCTCCATCGCCTTACGGAGGCCATCCACCGGGTAGAAGAAAACCAGCCGCACCACGCCGATCAGGAAAACGGGGCGGTCCGCGAAAGCTCCCGGGTGCTGGGCGAAAACGATCAGGTCTTTGTGAAGGACGGCGAAAAATGCTGGTTTGTCAAGCTCGGTAAAGTCCGGCTTTTTGAATCCATGGGCAACTACGTCCGGCTGCATTTCGACGACCAGAAGCCGCTGGTTCTGAAGTCGCTAAACAGCCTGGAAGACCGCCTCGACCCCAACACGTTTTTCCGGGCCAACCGCAAGCACATCATCAACCTCCAGTGGATCGAGAAGATTGAGCCCTGGTTCAGCGGCGGTCTGCTGGTGACGCTGCGGGGCGGCGACAAAATCGAAATCAGCCGCCGACAGGCCATCCGGTTTAAGGAATTAATGAGCCTGTAA
- a CDS encoding zinc ribbon domain-containing protein, giving the protein MELTIAQKLEALLKLQQIDSQLDEIKKIRGDLPEEVRDLEDDIAGFETRINKFNNDIQSLEDEIDRNKTTKKDAEKLINKYKDQQMNVRNNREYDAISKEIELQTLEIELADKKINEATFKIRSKQEEIKATQGALDERKADLKAKMQELDQITAESEEDEKKLITERDQQATHIEERLLKSYNKIRNNALNGLAVVMVKRGACGGCFNVVPPQRQADIRDKKKIIVCEHCGRVFADVEGVPEPAPTGRR; this is encoded by the coding sequence ATGGAACTGACGATTGCTCAAAAACTCGAAGCTCTTCTCAAACTTCAACAAATTGATTCTCAGCTCGATGAGATAAAAAAGATTCGCGGGGACCTGCCGGAAGAGGTTCGCGATCTGGAAGACGACATCGCCGGCTTTGAAACCCGGATCAATAAGTTCAACAACGACATTCAGTCGCTGGAAGACGAGATTGACCGCAACAAGACGACCAAGAAAGACGCTGAAAAGCTGATCAACAAGTACAAGGATCAGCAGATGAACGTCCGCAATAACCGCGAATACGACGCCATTTCGAAAGAAATTGAGCTTCAGACGCTGGAAATTGAACTGGCCGACAAGAAAATCAACGAGGCTACTTTCAAAATCCGCAGCAAGCAGGAGGAAATTAAGGCGACGCAGGGAGCTCTCGACGAGCGCAAGGCCGACCTGAAAGCCAAAATGCAGGAACTCGACCAGATTACGGCCGAAAGCGAAGAGGACGAGAAAAAACTCATCACGGAGCGCGACCAGCAGGCTACCCACATCGAAGAACGTCTGCTGAAATCGTACAACAAAATCCGCAACAACGCCCTCAACGGTCTGGCCGTGGTGATGGTGAAGCGGGGTGCCTGTGGCGGTTGCTTCAACGTGGTTCCGCCGCAGCGGCAGGCCGACATTCGGGACAAGAAAAAGATCATCGTTTGCGAACACTGCGGTCGTGTTTTCGCCGACGTGGAAGGCGTTCCCGAGCCGGCACCGACCGGCCGCCGCTAA
- a CDS encoding sensor histidine kinase, with the protein MSKQQIYWFCQVCGWTLLVMFEFVMFTLEAGFILDYFFLAIANILLGILLTHLYRLMIKRWNWVRLPFLRLVPRVLASVLVLSFLMTLVNLPLDRILLPQSFIDEPAIFLGYLFSWTKTILAWVLSYTVYHYVEQTRNAEIETLLLKTSIRETEAKVLRSQLNPHFVFNALNSIRALVLENPMKAQQGITQLSNILRNSLLADRRKTVELREEIKTVEDYLALEKVRYEDRLNCRLELDPKTLYLQVPPMMLQTLVENAIKHGVQKAIGGGFIELISSLDSHDHLHIRIRNTGVLGDTEASSGFGLVNTTQRLELLYGPEASFRIYQESPDIVCAEIQMPTQSDSILKRTEAKV; encoded by the coding sequence ATGTCAAAACAGCAGATTTATTGGTTTTGCCAGGTATGTGGGTGGACGCTGCTCGTCATGTTTGAGTTTGTGATGTTCACGCTTGAGGCTGGTTTTATTCTGGATTATTTTTTTCTGGCCATTGCCAACATCTTGCTGGGTATCCTGCTGACGCACCTTTACCGCCTGATGATTAAACGGTGGAACTGGGTCCGGCTCCCGTTTTTGAGGCTGGTGCCCCGGGTGCTTGCCTCGGTGCTGGTGCTTTCGTTTCTGATGACGCTCGTCAATCTGCCGCTCGATCGCATTCTGCTTCCGCAATCGTTCATCGACGAACCCGCCATTTTTCTGGGTTATCTGTTCTCCTGGACCAAAACCATTCTGGCCTGGGTGCTGAGTTATACGGTTTATCATTACGTCGAACAAACCCGCAACGCCGAAATCGAGACGCTGTTGCTGAAGACTTCCATCCGGGAAACGGAAGCCAAAGTGCTCCGTTCGCAGCTGAATCCCCACTTCGTCTTCAACGCCCTCAACAGCATCCGGGCGTTGGTGCTGGAAAACCCGATGAAAGCGCAGCAGGGCATTACACAGCTTTCCAATATCCTCCGCAACTCTCTGCTGGCCGACCGGCGCAAAACGGTTGAACTCCGGGAGGAGATCAAAACCGTGGAAGACTATCTGGCGCTGGAGAAAGTGCGGTACGAAGACCGGCTCAACTGCCGTTTGGAACTTGACCCGAAAACCTTATACTTGCAGGTGCCGCCGATGATGCTGCAGACGCTGGTCGAAAACGCCATCAAACATGGCGTCCAGAAAGCCATCGGAGGCGGGTTTATCGAACTGATTTCCAGTCTGGATTCGCACGATCATCTGCATATTCGCATCCGGAACACCGGTGTTCTGGGCGATACGGAAGCCTCGTCGGGTTTTGGGCTGGTCAATACAACCCAGCGGCTCGAATTACTTTACGGACCCGAGGCCTCGTTCCGGATTTACCAGGAAAGCCCCGACATCGTTTGTGCCGAAATTCAGATGCCGACCCAGTCAGACAGCATTCTAAAACGAACCGAAGCAAAGGTATGA